A single genomic interval of Phaeodactylum tricornutum CCAP 1055/1 chromosome 5, whole genome shotgun sequence harbors:
- a CDS encoding predicted protein has protein sequence MNDTSSSNSKIPHIAVIGIGAMGGGMARALLDSNVSHRVDAYDRALPLVEAFYRDAQKLGKAATDGHSPTKLSQVVTKETSLVLVVLQNEAQCEQVCFGTGSPQANDENDNLRSLLSHGSCVIVSSTVTATWIRQACTKFREAGILCVDCPVSGGPVRARDGQLTLMASGDDDSLAVARPLLDALASQVHVIDGGAGMGSTVKMVHQLLAGVHVVVAAEALALAAKAGLDVVQVYEIVNGAAGASWMFRDRGERMIAAGDGDVPVNSQAQIFVKDLDIVHAEAKKLQSPIPIASAALQQFISAQSLGLSERDDSQVVKVYENVT, from the coding sequence ATGAATGACacaagcagcagcaactCGAAGATCCCTCACATTGCGGTAATTGGCATTGGTGCCATGGGCGGTGGTATGGCCCGGGCACTGTTGGATTCGAACGTGTCCCACAGGGTTGATGCCTACGATCGGGCCCTACCGCTCGTCGAGGCTTTTTACCGTGACGCCCAAAAACTCGGCAAGGCCGCAACGGACGGCCACTCTCCCACGAAACTATCACAGGTTGTCACGAAAGAAACCTCCCTGGTCTTGGTGGTCCTGCAGAACGAAGCCCAGTGCGAACAAGTCTGTTTTGGAACCGGATCACCCCAagccaacgacgaaaacgacaactTACGTTCGTTGCTCTCGCACGGATCCTGTGTAATAGTCTCATCCACCGTTACAGCGACTTGGATTCGACAGGCTTGTACCAAATTCCGCGAGGCTGGCATTCTCTGCGTCGATTGTCCCGTCAGTGGCGGACCCGTCCGTGCCCGAGACGGGCAACTCACCCTCATGGCgagcggcgacgacgacagtcTCGCCGTCGCTCGGCCCCTCCTCGACGCACTCGCCAGTCAAGTACACGTCATTGACGGCGGTGCCGGTATGGGATCCACCGTTAAAATGGTCCACCAGCTCTTGGCCGgcgtccacgtcgtcgtcgcggcCGAGGCCTTGGCCCTCGCCGCCAAAGCCGGACTGGACGTTGTGCAAGTCTACGAAATTGTCAACGGCGCCGCTGGTGCCAGTTGGATGTTTCGGGATCGTGGAGAGCGCATGATCGCGGCCGGGGACGGCGACGTCCCGGTAAATTCGCAGGCACAGATCTTTGTCAAGGATTTGGACATTGTCCACGCCGAAGCGAAAAAGTTGCAGTCGCCGATTCCCATCGCTTCGGCCGCGCTACAGCAGTTTATTTCGGCGCAAAGTCTGGGATTGAGTGAACGGGATGATTCGCAAGTAGTGAAAGTTTACGAGAACGTGACG
- a CDS encoding predicted protein — MIATPRLWCPVAFRVRVRATRWGIASPAGSISGRGWASSSSEPVVESAKDAPDPTGTKTPVSQRELDALPISFADISRAEVAIRGGVVRTTCERSPFISELIGANVYFKNEFRQFTGSFKERGARNAILTLKKKLGGALKGVIAASAGNHAQALAYHGRSLGVPATVVMPTVAPLAKVDKCRKFGARVIIKGSHIGEAKEFAETLVASEGLEYVNGYDDPPILAGAGTIGMEMIDDVPDVDVVVVPIGGAGLIAGISCAIKTLKPDTKVIGVEPKFCASYTAALRAGKPVPAPFTPTLADGLAVPIVGAHAFEVARHYVDECVLASEKCISLAVLRLLENEKVVVEGGGAAGLAALLPGGPLDRADMKGKTIIVPLCGGNIDTTVLGRVLDRGLAADMRLVNFYATVSDRPGGIAKLAQLLSDEGASIKDIYHERAWLHTSVDQVQVKCVVELQGEEHGQRVHRALLNHGYPVNWNVQV, encoded by the exons ATGATAGCGACTCCTCGTCTTTGGTGTCCCGTGGCGTTTCGTGTTCGTGTTCGTGCAACGCGATGGGGAATTGCGTCGCCGGCCGGTTCGATCTCCGGACGTGGCTGggcgtcgtcatcgtccgaaCCAGTCGTCGAGAGCGCGAAAGATGCTCCCGACCCAACGGGCACCAAGACTCCGGTAAGCCAACGCGAGCTCGACGCCCTGCCTATTTCCTTTGCCGACATTTCCCGCGCCGAAGTCGCCATTCGCGGGGGCGTCGTCCGCACCACCTGCGAGCGCTCGCCCTTTATCAGTGAACTCATTGGCGCCAACGTGTACTTCAAGAACGAATTCCGGCAATTTACCGGGTCTTTTAAGGAACGTGGAGCCCGGAATGCCATTCTTACGCTCAAAAAGAAACTCGGCGGGGCCTTGAAGGGGGTGATTGCGGCATCCGCCGGAAATCACGCGCAGGCCTTGGCCTACCACGGACGATCCCTCGGCGTACCCGCCACCGTCGTCATGCCCACCGTCGCGCCACTCGCCAAAGTAGACAAATGCAGG AAATTCGGTGCCCGAGTCATTATCAAAGGAAGTCACATTGGGGAAGCCAAAGAGTTCGCCGAAACCCTCGTTGCTTCGGAAGGACTGGAGTACGTCAACGGGTACGATGATCCTCCCATCCTAGCCGGAGCGGGTACGATTGGTATGGAAATGATTGACGATGTTCCGGATGTCGATGTTGTTGTGGTCCCTATTGGTGGAGCCGGCCTCATTGCGGGAATATCCTGTGCCATTAAGACTCTCAAGCCAGATACCAAGGTGATTGGTGTGGAACCAAAATTTTGTGCGTCTTACACGGCGGCTCTGCGTGCAGGCAAACCCGTCCCGGCTCCCTTTACACCCACACTCGCCGACGGGTTGGCCGTCCCCATTGTCGGAGCACACGCCTTTGAAGTTGCCCGTCACTACGTTGATGAATGCGTTCTAGCATCGGAAAAATGCATTTCGCTCGCTGTCTTGCGACTGCTAGAGAACGAAAAGGTTGTCGTCGAAGGCGGCGGCGCCGCAGGTCTCGCCGCTCTCCTTCCCGGTGGCCCCCTCGACCGGGCCGACATGAAGGGCAAAACTATTATTGTCCCGCTTTGTGGTGGTAACATTGACACCACCGTCCTGGGGCGGGTGCTGGACCGGGGTTTGGCCGCCGACATGCGCCTTGTCAATTTCTACGCCACCGTATCGGACCGGCCCGGAGGAATCGCCAAACTGGCGCAATTGCTGAGTGACGAAGGAGCCAGTATCAAAGACATCTACCACGAACGAGCCTGGCTGCACACATCTGTAGATCAAGTACAGGTCAAGTGCGTGGTAGAATTGCAAGGGGAGGAACATGGACAACGTGTCCACCGGGCATTGCTGAATCATGGGTATCCCGTGAACTGGAACGTACAAGTGTAA
- a CDS encoding predicted protein: MAKASSSRTENPRSSTKEPSENPQETTGLLSGQTKQPSHAVEANYSGEDLNPQSLGYKIFTVISTVAIIVAVLEILAQSITFAIHGGVFVQHILRFYILFFCILFICAELQLQTVTSYVPFLKSWIYRGFLYTFVGVIGVEESYATLAQTYPEIPGVKEQAASLFLKIVSITMLSFGVLYMAMSILCLHGVFDKMQSRGQEKYAEHMSVNIWKEQGVDNLPVCI, encoded by the exons ATGGCCAAAGCAAGCTCCTCCCGAACCGAAAATCC GCGGAGCAGCACCAAGGAGCCCTCAGAGAACCCCCAGGAGACAACGGGGCTCTTGTCTGGCCAAACCAAACAGCCATCCCATGCGGTCGAAGCCAACTACAGCGGTGAGGATTTGAATCCGCAGTCCTTAGGGTACAAGATATTTACCGTAATTAGCACCGTTGCCATAATCGTTGCCGTACTCGAGATTCTGGCACAGAGCATCACGTTCGCGATTCACGGTGGTGTTTTTGTACAACACATCCTGAGATTTTAcattctcttcttttgcaTTCTTTTTATTTGTGCGGAATTGCAACTTCAAACGGTGACAAGCTACGTACCATTCCTCAAAAGCTGGATTTATCGCGGCTTTTTGTACACGTTCGTCGGTGTAATTGGAGTAGAAGAATCCTACGCAACATTGGCACAAACGTACCCTGAAATCCCAGGAGTCAAGGAGCAAGCTGCTTCCTTGTTCCTCAAAATTGTATCTATAACCATGCTGTCCTTCGGTGTTCTTTACATGGCAATGTCGATTCTGTGCTTGCATGGTGTATTTGACAAGATGCAATCCAGGGGCCAGGAAAAG TACGCGGAACACATGAGCGTCAACATTTGGAAAGAGCAGGGCGTAGATAACCTTCCCGTTTGTATTTAA
- a CDS encoding predicted protein gives RVVVLGSGWGGFQLALNLDKSIPLTVVSPRNHFVFTPLLPSASVGTLECRCIQEPVRTILGSNGSYLQAKARTLDTANKRILCESIHNELFEVEYDKLVIAVGVKTNTFGIESIKQAASAHDDVFFLKHLAHARAIRTNIIDSFEQAAIPTVTDAERRRLLSFLVVGGGPTSCEFTAELHDFIKKDVTRLYRELLPHVSITIVEAGPALLGPFDKALQDYAQGLFKKRDIDVRLGTAVVGVEDFEGPGYRFPAKRALFSDGTKHEFGTMVWSAGLAPRTFTEELGDNIARHPRTHRILVDEFLRVKGHEGSIWAIGDAAINETGEPIPQLAQVARQQGIYLGKVFNGKYREDEKPFQFFSLGSMAFMGESKGIYDGSTAGPLRDPNNKSVHHWTPPALRGILAVLLWRFAYWGRQTSVANKIMIPIHWLKAYIFGRDISRY, from the exons CGGGTTGTTGTCCTTGGTAGTGGCTGGGGTGGCTTTCAGCTG GCCCTCAATCTGGACAAGTCTATTCCATTGACCGTTGTTTCACCGCGCAATCATTTTGTGTTCACACCATTACTACCTTCCGCTTCGGTCGGGACCTTGGAGTGTCGTTGTATACAGGAACCCGTTAGGACTATTCTCGGAAGTAACGGTAGCTACCTACAGGCTAAGGCCCGCACTCTCGATACAGCCAACAAACGTATTTTGTGCGAATCCATTCACAACGAATTGTTCGAAGTGGAATACGACAAACTTGTGATTGCGGTGGGTGTCAAGACGAATACGTTCGGCATCGAGTCCATCAAACAAGCCGCCAGTGCCCACGACGATGTGTTCTTTCTGAAGCACTTGGCCCACGCTCGGGCCATTCGGACCAACATCATTGATAGTTTTGAACAGGCTGCCATTCCGACGGTAACTGATGCCGAACGCCGGCGTCTACTCAGTTTTTTGGTCGTCGGCGGAGGACCTACATCGTGCGAATTCACCGCCGAGCTACATG ATTTTATCAAAAAAGATGTGACACGTCTGTACCGAGAGTTACTACCACACGTTAGTATTACCATCGTAGAGGCAGGCCCAGCTCTATTAGGACCATTTGACAAAGCTTTGCAGGACTACGCTCAAGGTTTGTTCAAGAAGCGCGACATTGATGTACGCTTGGGTACGGCTGTTGTGGGAGTTGAGGATTTTGAAGGGCCAGGCTACCGCTTTCCAGCCAAACGGGCTCTTTTTTCGGACGGCACCAAACACGAGTTTGGTACTATGGTATGGTCAGCCGGATTAGCGCCGCGAACATTCACGGAAGAGCTAGGAGATAACATTGCGAGACATCCCAGAACTCACCGAATTTTGGTGGACGAGTTCCTTCGTGTGAAAGGCCACGAGGGCTCAATCTGGGCCATTGGGGATGCGGCCATCAAC GAAACTGGAGAGCCGATACCACAGCTCGCGCAAGTTGCTCGACAGCAAGGGATCTATCTTGGAAAGGTCTTCAACGGCAAATACAGAGAAGATGAAAAACCGTTTCAGTTCTTTAGTTTGGGTTCCATGGCATTCATGGGAGAATCGAAAGGGATTTACGACGGGTCGACCGCGGGCCCTTTGCGAGATCCGAATAATAAGTCGGTGCATCACTGGACACCGCCGGCACTGAGAGGCATTTTAGCCGTCCTTCTTTGGAGATTTGCATACTGGGGACGTCAAACAAGTGTTGCCAACAAGATAATGATCCCGATTCATTGGTTGAAAGCTTACATTTTCGGTCGCGACATTTCTCGCTACTAA
- a CDS encoding predicted protein, protein MSGDAKNGKHAKNVTRATRIIKTEAGGECTDNQIEISTELSVGENGLAPMSSIRRLARNINRQLSRRQSSLQEALPDTYPGWAALLATLSAAAVGYEIRLQKRLTGPPLVFGQCQTSPRLSEIYARLTASPSAILRRDIQPSLFVGTRASVASTFAYLLPGPSRLDSHPRFREILTMPADGAKVAIDWELPPSRGNRDRPLSIEESAVRNGPIKVPIVVILHGINNHANFGYIRSLMRVCTDKGWIAAGLNFRGCGGLPLATPRGYNGAYTGDLRAVVQTISGRLAPDAPLLLVGNSLGANLVAKYLGEEGLSNTLPPCVIGGVTLGNPMRMNAGTMDPALSSLLALGAKKTLLENWPSMKHMTNSSFRGAVKGALLGYSLADFDSSLAPLYVRNDPIFPYALRLGFQDGEAYWKDASSYRFLPFVSVPLLQIIAGDDFLVYHPFTSKVNHAITNPNVMVVETKCGGHLGWQESQLDVNAWGVGTSWADVATVDFLQAVMDTRIIAAKKSANGKASVHDGNALYNRMDATDEAVRLRSRL, encoded by the coding sequence ATGTCTGGTGATGCCAAAAATGGCAAGCATGCGAAGAATGTGACCAGAGCAACCCGAATCATCAAAACCGAAGCAGGCGGTGAATGTACTGATAATCAAATTGAAATAAGTACGGAACTTTCCGTCGGGGAAAATGGTCTCGCACCGATGTCTTCTATTCGACGCCTTGCTCGCAACATCAATCGGCAGCTCAGTCGACGCCAATCGTCTCTTCAGGAAGCCCTACCCGACACTTACCCGGGCTGGGCAGCTTTGCTCGCCACTCTCTCCGCTGCTGCTGTGGGCTATGAAATTCGGCTGCAAAAGCGCTTGACTGGTCCACCTCTCGTATTTGGTCAGTGCCAAACCAGCCCCCGTCTGTCGGAGATATATGCCAGGCTCACAGCATCCCCGAGCGCCATTCTACGACGAGATATTCAGCCTagtttgtttgttggaactCGAGCTAGTGTGGCGAGTACGTTCGCCTACTTGCTGCCGGGGCCTTCGAGGCTGGATTCGCACCCGCGCTTTCGCGAAATTCTAACGATGCCCGCCGACGGGGCCAAAGTTGCAATCGATTGGGAGCTCCCGCCGTCCCGTGGGAATAGGGATAGACCCCTAAGCATCGAAGAAAGTGCTGTTCGAAATGGGCCCATCAAAGTTCCAATCGTTGTCATTCTCCACGGTATAAATAATCACGCTAATTTTGGCTATATTCGATCGCTCATGCGTGTGTGCACGGACAAAGGTTGGATCGCTGCGGGCCTGAATTTTCGGGGTTGTGGAGGTTTACCGTTGGCAACTCCCCGCGGATACAATGGGGCTTATACGGGGGACTTGCGGGCGGTCGTGCAAACGATTTCGGGACGACTTGCGCCGGACGCGCCGCTGCTCCTCGTGGGCAACTCGTTGGGCGCCAACCTAGTCGCCAAATACTTGGGGGAAGAAGGACTGAGCAACACTTTGCCACCATGTGTGATTGGAGGTGTGACTCTGGGAAATCCCATGCGAATGAATGCGGGAACGATGGATCCAGCTTTGTCGAGTTTGTTAGCCTTGGGTGCCAAGAAGACCCTCTTGGAGAATTGGCCTTCGATGAAGCACATGACCAATTCTTCGTTTCGCGGTGCTGTCAAAGGGGCCCTTTTAGGGTATTCCCTAGCTGACTTTGATTCTTCCCTGGCACCATTGTACGTGCGTAACGATCCTATTTTTCCGTACGCCTTACGACTTGGCTTTCAGGATGGCGAAGCGTATTGGAAGGATGCCAGCTCGTATCGTTTCTTGCCATTCGTGTCCGTACCTTTGCTCCAGATCATTGCAGGCGACGATTTTTTAGTGTATCATCCTTTCACGAGCAAAGTTAATCACGCCATTACTAATCCGAATGTCATGGTGGTGGAGACGAAGTGCGGAGGTCATTTGGGGTGGCAAGAATCGCAGCTAGACGTCAACGCCTGGGGCGTAGGGACAAGCTGGGCCGACGTCGCCACTGTTGATTTTCTTCAGGCCGTCATGGATACACGCATTATCGCTGCTAAAAAATCGGCGAATGGAAAAGCTTCCGTTCACGATGGAAACGCTCTGTATAATAGAATGGATGCGACGGACGAAGCAGTCCGACTACGATCTCGGCTATAA
- a CDS encoding predicted protein, translated as MRLSIRLAVVGSALLMGSNAFTIAPGATTRGVCTPTLSMADAEVSVPAIETNRSTSGLTMSQVRTMIDNLTRDNMDASLATMRDFLVHDAGATMYAKSLRRIARKAKALGATVPEGYAQEAKATQKKRDKQNAFIQTKQQAAADEAAAAADEVADADAETVQA; from the coding sequence ATGCGTCTCTCAATTCGTCTCGCTGTCGTTGGATCGGCTCTCCTAATGGGTAGCAACGCCTTTACAATCGCTCCCGGAGCCACGACGCGTGGCGTGTGTACCCCCACTCTCTCCATGGCGGATGCGGAAGTCTCCGTACCCGCAATCGAAACTAACCGTAGCACCAGCGGCTTGACTATGAGTCAGGTCCGTACCATGATTGACAATCTCACGCGAGACAATATGGACGCctctttggcgacgatgCGGGACTTTTTGGTGCACGACGCCGGTGCCACCATGTACGCCAAGTCCCTCCGTCGGATCGCGCGGAAAGCCAAGGCGCTCGGAGCTACCGTTCCGGAAGGATACGCCCAGGAGGCCAAGGCCACGCAGAAGAAACGGGACAAGCAAAATGCGTTTATCCAGACCAAACAGCAAGCCGCAGccgacgaagccgccgcggcggccgACGAAGTCGCGGATGCGGATGCGGAAACCGTCCAAGCCTag
- a CDS encoding predicted protein has translation MIFRITFLLFFALSLNTASAASKAEQKQKSFSVLDFLQDPVAQETARFDASQHQRQRRELQESPACGDQITTITAGEIKQIAALLLGNVLAGDLAAFGEVALAAIDQVIVYDLQAVKICSSCIETNILTAVEPWRSAEGFGSYNTYCNEGIFGFDAQHSSVMFLPLDRETGLPVSGNLRGVMAMHGLLLENRDAPSEILPANLTESLVATGPEAFFFMIIAFLESLVASSAGAVSLMPDFLGSGESALTHNRTISVPQFYMQSAAQAYFGAQSYLDKHTNGCTKMYNEWNVVGSSDGGFGSIPAAKALQALDNRILNVFAGAPYLDANVQLRFIFDTYLSGFFSPDKDNSFLQLFIPLLGFTGSIESPGYPNTGTGQKFVDASQLAAVTKWMANPSPLGPTELATIVPFPALDILNKDLVEMYQTAIVTNVTNPCLEGLFSNKTDKLCDVINEGSLFSILQSFDIQTQLCYSQEDTLNTRDNFIPELFENSLVSEVTSLLHGILPITGDHLKATFLCKINPISFFAMNGPATTNPPVLTTTIDGDELANYLKASGPRTISTITSSGGVKMGFSILSTVLLLAYFPFV, from the exons ATGATATTTCGCATCACCTTCCTGTTGTTCTTCGCCCTCTCCTTGAACACTGCTAGTGCAGCATCGAAGGCcgagcaaaagcaaaaatcgTTCTCGGTTTTGGACTTCCTTCAAGATCCTGTTGCCCAGGAAACCGCCCGTTTTGATGCCTCTCAGCACCAACGCCAGCGTCGAGAGCTACAAGAGTCTCCAGCTTGTGGCGACCAGATAACTACCATTACAGCGGGTGAGATTAAGCAAATTGCCGCTCTGCTACTGGGAAACGTATTGGCAGGCGATTTGGCGGCTTTCGGTGAAGTGGCTTTAGCGGCAATAGATCAGGTAATTGTATATGATTTACAAGCCGTCAAGATCTGCAGTTCCTGCATCGAAACCAACATACTGACCGCGGTTGAACCTTGGAGGAGTGCGGAAGGATTCGGCTCTTACAATACATACTGCAACGAAGGTATTTTTGGTTTTGATGCCCAACACAGCAGTGTCATGTTCCTACCGCTTGACAGAGAGACTGGTTTGCCTGTTAGTGGAAACCTCCGTGGTGTGATGGCTATGCACGGACTCTTGTTGGAAAACAGAGATGCTCCCAGCGAGATATTGCCTGCCAATTTGACAGAGTCTCTGGTAGCAACTGGTCCCGAAGCATTCTTTTTTATGATTATTGCTTTCTTGGAAAGCCTGGTGGCATCGTCTGCGGGAGCAGTTTCTCTGATGCCAGACTTTCTAGGCTCAGGCGAGTCAGCTCTCACCCACAATCGA ACCATTTCTGTGCCACAATTTTACATGCAGTCGGCTGCACAGGCATATTTTGGAGCACAGAGCTACTTGGACAAGCATACAAACGGATGTACAAAAATGTACAATGAATGGAATGTTGTAGGATCCTCCGATGGCGGCTTTGGATCTATTCCTGCTGCTAAAGCTCTTCAAGCATTGGACAACCGTATCCTGAATGTATTTGCTGGTGCACCATATCTGGATGCCAATGTACAACTCAGATTTATTTTTG ACACATATCTTAGTGGCTTCTTCAGTCCGGACAAGGATAACTCCTTCTTGCAGCTGTTTATTCCACTACTTGGTTTTACGGGCTCAATTGAAAGTCCTGGATACCCAAACACTGGGACGGGGCAGAAGTTTGTTGATGCTTCTCAGCTTGCTGCAGTTACCAAGTGGATGGCAAATCCTTCTCCTCTTGGACCAACTGAACTTGCAACTATTGTACCATTCCCGGCACTGGATATCTTGAACAAAGACTTAGTCGAAATGTACCAGACAGCAATTGTGACAAACGTGACCAATCCTTGTTTGGAAGGCTTGTTTTCCAACAAAACTGATAAATTGTGTGATGTCATCAATGAAGGGAGCCTTTTTAGCATTCTCCAAAGCTTTGACATTCAAACTCAGCTTTGCTACAGCCAAGAGGACACGCTGAATACCCGTGACAACTTCATCCCCGAGCTTTTTGAGAACTCGCTTGTTTCCGAAGTAACTTCACTTTTGCATGGAATATTGCCTATTACAGGGGATCACTTAAAAGCCACCTTCCTTTGCAAAATCAACCCCATCAGCTTCTTTGCTATGAATGGTCCGGCAACAACCAATCCTCCAGTTTTGACAACTACCATTGACGGTGACGAATTGGCAAACTACTTAAAAGCATCCGGTCCTCGCACCATCTCCACAATTACCAGTTCCGGCGGTGTGAAGATGGGATTTTCCATTTTGTCTACTGTGCTACTTCTGGCCTACTTCCCTTTTGTTTGA
- a CDS encoding predicted protein: protein MRLSIRLAVVGSALLMGSNAFTIAPGATTRGVCTPTLSMADAEVSVPAIETNRSTSGLTMSQVRTMIDNLTRDNMDASLATMRDFLVHDAGATMYAKSLRRIARKAKALGATVPEGYAQEAKATQKKRDKQNAFIQTKQQAAADEAAAAADEVADADAETVQA from the coding sequence ATGCGTCTCTCAATTCGTCTCGCTGTCGTTGGATCGGCTCTCCTAATGGGTAGCAACGCCTTTACAATCGCTCCCGGAGCCACGACGCGTGGCGTGTGTACCCCCACTCTCTCCATGGCGGATGCGGAAGTCTCCGTACCCGCAATCGAAACTAACCGTAGCACCAGCGGCTTGACTATGAGTCAGGTCCGTACCATGATTGACAATCTCACGCGAGACAATATGGACGCctctttggcgacgatgCGGGACTTTTTGGTGCACGACGCCGGTGCCACCATGTACGCCAAGTCCCTCCGTCGGATCGCGCGGAAAGCCAAGGCGCTCGGAGCTACCGTTCCGGAAGGATACGCCCAGGAGGCCAAGGCCACGCAGAAGAAACGGGACAAGCAAAATGCGTTTATCCAGACCAAACAGCAAGCCGCAGccgacgaagccgccgcggcggccgACGAAGTCGCGGATGCGGATGCGGAAACCGTCCAAGCCTAG
- a CDS encoding predicted protein, producing MNSVDELTTALTALHIPSTHVTVGVANLIASHKDLRTLLVNRRLPEHGWSDVQIQHVLYTMATLDTNNKRSGSSSSDDSGSSRWCGVGEREGRVYSALVSSRHFGLSHGVGRSGDIAEPQPKALGSTVLAKLTLCLVLDAVRRGSGLHPQTAAKSGILLPLCTGMSMALVLGTLRQLQDNHQTSANAAIKPYRNIVLWSRIDQKSCFKAIQSAGLECVVVPTRLAGDAVVTDLDAFQASLLTYGDRVLAVVTTTSCFAPRVPDQVDAVARLCAEQCVPHVINNAYGLQSSDTSKLLNRACAVGRVDAIVCSTDKNFMVPIGGAIVLSPDESLIQNVGKVYAGRASASPMLDLFITLCSMGLRGYQQLLTSRRILLPTFTERLKEVANKYGERVLECRTNCISFGVTLDGLVRPPRQDEDDVAYRTSVSRDVSSLGAMLFQRCVSGTRVVPRGTVQRMGGMEFCGFGSSHDAYPHAYLTAACAIGLTASEGDDFFTRLDQTLHEFQKRQRRRA from the exons ATGAATAGTGTAGATGAGTTGACGACGGCCTTGACGGCTCTGCACATTCCGTCGACACACGTGACGGTGGGCGTGGCCAACCTGATTGCGTCGCACAAAGACTTGCGCACCTTGCTCGTCAACCGTCGATTGCCGGAACACGGTTGGTCAGACGTCCAGATCCAACACGTTCTGTATACCATGGCAACGTTGGATACGAACAACAAACGCAgtggcagcagcagctcgGACGATTCCGGTTCGTCCCGGTGGTGTGGAGTCGGCGAACGCGAAGGACGCGTGTACAGTGCCCTCGTCTCGTCCCGCCATTTCGGTCTAAGCCACGGCGTGGGACGCTCCGGAGACATTGCCGAACCGCAACCCAAAGCACTGGGGTCGACCGTCCTCGCCAAACTCACGCTGTGCTTGGTTCTGGACGCGGTCCGGCGGGGTAGTGGACTGCATCCGCAAACGGCCGCCAAATCCGGTATTCTCCTACCGCTCTGTACCGGTATGAGTATGGCGCTCGTGCTCGGTACGCTGCGGCAACTACAAGACAACCACCAAACCAGCGCGAATGCTGCAATAAAACCGTACAGAAATATTGTCTTGTGGAGTCGGATTGATCAAAAGAGTTGTTTCAAGGCGATCCAGTCGGCTGGCCTGGAGTGCGTTGTCGTGCCGACGCGATTGGCAGGTGACGCGGTCGTGACGGATTTGGATGCCTTCCAGGCGTCTCTACTGACTTACGGAGACCGCGTTCTGGCCGTCGTGACCACAACGTCCTGCTTTGCACCGCGGGTGCCCGACCAAGTGGACGCCGTGGCCAGACTGTGCGCCGAACAATGTGTACCGCACGTCATCAACAACGCGTACGGGTTGCAAAGCTCCGATACGTCCAAACTCCTCAATCGGGCTTGCGCAGTCGGTCGGGTGGATGCGATTGTGTGTTCGACCGACAAAAACTTTATGGTGCCCATTG GTGGTGCGATTGTTCTGTCACCGGACGAAAGCTTGATCCAGAACGTGGGCAAGGTATACGCCGGTCGTGCGTCGGCTTCACCCATGCTGGATTTGTTCATTACGTTGTGCTCCATGGGTCTACGGGGCTATCAACAATTACTGACGTCCCGGCGCATACTACTCCCTACGTTCACGGAGCGGTTAAAAGAAGTCGCGAACAAGTACGGTGAACGGGTCCTGGAGTGTCGGACGAATTGTATCAGTTTTGGAGTCACTTTGGATGGCTTGGTCCGTCCACCACGccaagacgaggacgatgtTGCGTATCGGACGAGTGTGAGTAGGGACGTATCCAGCTTAGGTGCTATGCTGTTCCAACGGTGCGTGAGCGGGACAAGGGTGGTACCCCGGGGCACGGTGCAGCGCATGGGCGGGATGGAATTTTGCGGTTTTGGGAGTAGTCACGATGCCTATCCACACGCCTACTTGACGGCGGCGTGTGCGATTGGACTGACCGCGTCCGAAGGAGACGACTTTTTTACTCGGCTCGATCAAACGCTGCACGAATTTCAAAAACGACAGCGGCGTCGCGCTTGA